The uncultured Roseibium sp. genome contains a region encoding:
- a CDS encoding YjhX family toxin — translation MDISKPEQRVLHLLAQGGRIVVEKDDHGRITDTRTITRDGWAWSGCPLALFKKLKRRRYIASKSGGPYLITRLGLLRVRAQLDNR, via the coding sequence ATGGACATCTCAAAACCTGAGCAACGGGTCCTGCACCTGCTCGCTCAAGGCGGCCGCATTGTCGTGGAAAAGGACGACCATGGCCGCATCACCGACACCCGGACCATCACCCGCGACGGATGGGCCTGGTCTGGCTGCCCGCTGGCGCTGTTTAAAAAACTCAAACGCCGCCGCTACATCGCCTCCAAGTCCGGAGGCCCCTACCTAATCACCCGCTTGGGCCTCCTGCGCGTTCGCGCGCAGCTCGACAACCGGTGA